The Candidatus Dependentiae bacterium genome contains a region encoding:
- a CDS encoding NAD-binding protein, whose amino-acid sequence MSIKNVKLLILFSFLTLNISACSPLLVMEDLVKKNNIDVSQISLFITYHIKNNGIAFIKYLKDAGFNDITVIGRPYSTSPQAKAEMEKYSKVLTPSSEELESLNIIDQVLTPVIKNTDKKFVCLDLGGYFSKYFESKKISPKNCLGIVEGTMNGIWFNIYEYTPRVPLLSIASSNIKENVEHYLIAKAIIRNSEYLLINEFQQSFIGKNILVCGYGRIGEKIASLLKRDATIYILDKDPLKLVKAAIDGLKIFQKQDQQNIDIIIGVTGNIVFAQELINLKNNVVLINGSTRQKEFAFSAIKDQIITQENFDGHTTYKLNNNREIHVLADGFPVNFWRTESTPEFCLDALFSVEFELLIELLRRFNENQPLTPGYYPSEHFFINKEREVATIWLKKYLNIDLTV is encoded by the coding sequence ATGTCTATAAAAAACGTAAAATTATTAATATTATTTAGCTTTTTAACTTTAAATATCTCAGCTTGCAGCCCACTTTTAGTGATGGAAGATTTAGTAAAAAAAAATAATATAGATGTTTCACAAATATCACTTTTTATAACTTATCATATTAAAAATAATGGAATAGCATTTATAAAATATTTAAAAGATGCCGGTTTTAACGATATAACGGTTATAGGAAGACCATATTCAACAAGCCCGCAAGCTAAAGCTGAAATGGAAAAATATTCTAAAGTTTTGACACCATCAAGTGAAGAATTGGAATCTTTAAATATTATAGATCAAGTGCTTACACCGGTAATAAAAAATACAGATAAAAAATTTGTATGTTTGGATTTGGGTGGATATTTTAGTAAATATTTTGAAAGTAAAAAAATAAGTCCTAAAAATTGTCTTGGAATCGTTGAAGGTACCATGAATGGAATCTGGTTTAATATTTATGAATATACTCCAAGAGTTCCATTATTATCAATTGCCAGCTCTAATATAAAAGAAAATGTGGAACATTACCTAATTGCAAAAGCAATAATTAGAAATTCTGAATATCTATTAATCAATGAATTTCAACAATCGTTTATTGGTAAAAATATTTTAGTTTGCGGGTATGGAAGAATCGGTGAAAAAATTGCGTCACTTCTAAAAAGAGATGCAACCATATATATTTTAGATAAAGATCCGCTAAAACTTGTAAAAGCTGCTATAGATGGGCTAAAAATATTTCAAAAACAAGATCAACAAAATATAGATATAATAATAGGCGTTACAGGAAATATAGTTTTTGCGCAAGAACTTATAAATTTAAAAAATAATGTAGTTCTTATAAATGGATCAACAAGACAAAAAGAGTTTGCATTTTCAGCAATAAAAGATCAAATTATCACTCAAGAAAATTTTGATGGGCACACTACATATAAACTTAATAATAATAGAGAAATTCATGTTCTTGCAGACGGTTTTCCGGTAAATTTTTGGCGAACAGAGTCAACACCGGAATTTTGTCTCGATGCTTTATTTTCAGTTGAATTTGAACTATTAATTGAATTATTAAGACGTTTTAATGAAAATCAACCCCTTACCCCGGGGTATTACCCTAGTGAGCATTTTTTTATAAATAAAGAACGTGAAGTTGCCACAATCTGGTTAAAAAAATACTTGAATATAGATTTAACTGTATAA